One Candidatus Symbiobacter mobilis CR genomic window, CCGCACGCACCTGCTCCATGCTTTGCTGCACAGCGTGCCGGGCATCGGCAAGCTGGCGCGTCATGTCTGCAAAGGATCGGGTCAGCCCGTCGAGTTCGTCCTTGCCATGCAACATCGACCGGGGGCTGAAGTCCCCGGCTGCCACGTCTCGCACCCCATCTGCCAAAAGCAGCAGGGGCCGCACGATGCGGTTCCCCATCATGATCGCCAGCAGCACGCTGCCCAACACGGCCAAAAACAGACTCAGGGTCAGCGCACCGATGTACATCCGGCGCAACCCCTCTCGCGCCAGGGCGCGTTCCTGGTACTCCCGATGCGCCTGCGTGACGGACAGGGCGTTGTGTACGAAGGTGGGCGGCAGTGTCTTGGTCGCCAGCAAATACCGCACACCGGGAAGGGTTCCAGGCTGACGCACGTTGACCGTCACCAGTACGCGAATGCGGGCCACAGGGGTACTGGCGGTCGCGGTCGCTGGCTCCTCCAGCCCATCGACCCACGTCGCCAACCCATGCGTCGCAGCGATACGCAGGGGTTCCGGCGGCGGTGGCTCCGGGCTGAGCTGGTAACGCAAAGGCCCTGCAGCAGCGATAGGCCGCCCATTGCCGGCCCACAGGGTCAAATCGTCCGCCCCCAAAGCATCGCGGATGTGCTCCATCCACAGCGGTGCGGTGGCATCGCTGGTCGTAGGTTGTGCGGAAACCTGCACGGCGCTGGCGCGCACCTTGGCCGTCCACTCTGCCGACCAGGCATCCAGCGTTGCGCGGCCCAGATGCAGCCCGGCTTCGAGCGCCCCTTCGACCTCGACATCGAACCAGCTCTCGATCGATCGGGCAACGAATTGGTACGACACCACATAAATCAACATTCCCGGAATGACCCCCGCCAGCGCAAAGACAGCAGCCAGCCGCACCAACAGGCGACTACCAAATTTCTTGCTGCGCCTACGCGCACCCAACCGCCAGGCGATCCCGCCGATGACCCCCAGCAGGGCAAGGGCGACGATGGCATTGACGAAAAAGAGCGGGGTGTAGTACGGCTCGTACAGATTGCGGTTGCCGGTGGCCAGAATCAGCAAAGACAGCAACACCAGCCCCACGGCGCCCAAAAAGGCCACCCCCACCCACAACGCCCAACGTGCAATGCGGGACGGCTCGTTCGCGCCACCCTCAGCGGGATGCAGGACATGGGTCATTGTTTGCGCGCAGTCAACGGCTTTTTCCAGGCTCAAGGCTGCGACGCAAGCGAACGCGTGGCGTAGAGCGAAATGTCCCAGTCCGACGTTCCTAAGGTGCCGATTTGCAGCGGCCTCGGAAGCTGGGTGGTGTCCAAATCAAATTGGAAAGCGACGTCGTATCTGGCTGTATCCGACAGCGCGGCCCCTTCGGCGATCTTCCACCTGGGGATGTTGCGGATCATGGCCAGCGCATCCGCCAAGGTATCGAAGCTTTGGCTGATCGAAGAACCCAGCGCCGGATCGTTGATTTCCCCAAAGCCCAGGTGGACCTTCCAACGATTGGTGAGCGGCTGATACGCCAACCGGTAGTAACGCATGGCCTCGGCCACGATGGGGTCGCTCCAATACCACCGGTACTGGCGCACTTGCGCACGGGCGACGAAGAACACTGCGATGCCACGCTGGAGTGCATCGACGATGGGCGCAGACAACTCGAAGCGAAGCTGCGCGGACAGCCATAACCCTTCCTGGTGCCGATCCAGCGTGATGGAGCACGGTTGTACCTGTGGGGACGGGGAGGAGGACGCTTGTGCCAACGAGACAGCAGCGCACCCAGCCAGCATGGCAGCGCACCCCCACCGCCCCAATCGCCCCCATAGCCAGGCCCAGGCGCACAGCGAAGGCTCAAGCCCCAGCACCTTGCGCCACCTTCCGCAGCACAGCATAAAAAAATCCATCGTGACCCCATGGGGCATCGTTCAACGCAGCCATATCGTCGCCCCACGACTGCATGGATGAAGGAACGCCGGGAAGCCAATGCCCCGGCGCAGGCATAGGGCATGCATCGGGGTGCGTGGCAACGAAAGCATCGATCCGGTCACTGCCTTCGGCACGAAAAACCGAGCACGTCGCGTACAGCAACCGCCCCCCCGGTCGCAACAGCGGCCACAGTGCATCCAGCAGACACGCCTGCACTTGCGACAAAGTCTGCACATCCTGCAATCGCTTGAGCCAAGGGATATCCGGGTGTCTGCGCACGACCCCGGAACCCGTACACGGCGCGTCCAGCATGATGGCATCGAAAGGCTGGCCATTCCACCATGCTGTAGGGTCGAGGGCATCGGCGCATAACACCGTTGCATGCAGCCCCAACCTGTCCAGGTTGTCCCGAACGCGGGCGCATCGTTGGGGGTCGATGTCGAGGGCCATCACCTCGGCATCCAGCCATTCGAGCAGATGCGTCGTTTTTCCCCCGGGGGCGGCGCAAGCATCGAGCACACGCCTGGGATGGAAATCCCCTTGCAGCAGCAGCGGAATTGCCCGTTGCGCACCCAAGTCTTGTACGGAAAACCACCCTTTCCCAAAGCCCGGCAACCCTACTACGGGCTGGTGAGCATCCAGTACGACGGCAGCGTCCCCCGCAGGGTGGGCGTCGATCCCCAGCGCTTGCAACGATGCAAGAAAGGAGGGTTGATCGATGCGGCGACGATTCCTGCGCAACACCATCGGCGCAGGCCGCACAGATGCATGCAAGAGAGCCTGCCAGTGCTGCGGCCAATCTTGCCGAAGCAAATCGATCCACCACTGGGGATGGTTCCAGCAAGCAGTCTCGACTTCCTCGGTCTGCGATTGCAGTGCCTCGCGCCGACGCAGGAACTGGCGCAAACAGGCATTGACGAACCCCGCTTGATGCTGCGTGGCGCGGCGGCTGCGCGCACAGCGCACGCACTGATCGACGACCGTGTGCGCCGGGTACGACGTGCCTTCCCAAAGCAGGGCTAACGCACTGCATAGCAAGGCATCGACCAAAGGCGGAGGGGTGCCCGGCGCAAGCAGGCCACGCAGCGCCCGGGCACGTCCCCAGCCCCGCAGCACTGTGAAAGACAACGCTTGCGCACCGGCACGCAACGGCGGTGCCACACGATCTGCTAACACAGCGTAGGACTGCCCCGCAAGCACCCCGGCAACGATGTCCGTCACCGGACACAGCAACTGCCACAGCGGCACGCCTCGCTGCGCGGGGGCGCCTGCGGTCATGGTGCGGTGGAGAGCAGCCACTGCGGGTTCACCCCGCTACGTACCACATGCCGCAACAACGATGCACAGCGGCCCCCAGCCGGGGATGCCTCCACACACGCTGCGCTCACCCGGGTCCTGCCGTTCAGACAGGTTCGCCTGCGCCTGCTGCATCGGCGTCGGAATCGTCTTTTTCCTCGGCTTCCGCCAACGCAATGGCGTCGCGCTCTTCGGCTTCCATCTTTTCGCGCACCTTGCGTGCATCGGCATACGCCAACCCGGTTCCGGCGGGAATCAGCCGACCGACGATGACGTTTTCTTTGAGGCCACGCAGTTGGTCGCGCTTGCCCATGATGGCAGCTTCGGTCAGCACGCGGGTGGTCTCCTGGAAGGACGCCGCACTGATGAAGCTATCGGTCGACAGCGAGGCCTTGGTGATCCCCAGCAACACATTGTGGTATGTGGCCGGAATCTTGCTATCTGCAAGCAGGGCATCGTTTGTATCGAGAATTTCCGACCGCTCGACCTGTTCGCCGGCGATGTAGTCCGATTCACCAGGGTTGTCGACGACAACACGCCGCAGCATCTGCCGGACGATGACCTCAATGTGCTTGTCGTTGATCTTGACGCCCTGAAGCCGGTACACGTCTTGCACCTCGTCAACGATATAGCGCGCCAGTTCCTGTGCGCCCAACAGCCGCAGGATGTCCTGGGGGTCGGCCGGGCCGTCGACGATGAGTTCCCCCTTGTTGACGATCTGGCCATCGTGTACCAAGATGTTCTTTTCCTTCGGTACCAGGATGTCCCATACCTTCCCGTCGGGGTCGGTGATCTGCAAGCGCAGCTTGCCTTTGGTCTCCTTGCCAAAGGACACGGTACCCGTCATCTCGGCCAACACACCTTTGTCTTTGGGCGAACGCGCCTCGAACAGCTCCGCCACGCGGGGTAAGCCGCCGGTAATGTCACGGGTTTTCTGCCCTTCCACGGGGATGCGGGCAAGCACCGTTCCCGGGCCGACTTCCTGTCCGTCCCGCACGTGCAACAACGCCCCAACGGGGAAGCCGATCGACACGGCGTGGTCCGTACCGGGGATGCGCACCTCATTGCCCTCGGCATCGAGCAGCTTGACTTGCGGACGCAGCGCCCGCGCTACACCGACGCGCTTGGGGTCGATCACGACGAGGGTAGACACCCCGGTGACTTCATCGACCTGCTTGGCCAGCGTCTGGCCTTCGATCAGGTTTTCGAAGCGCACCTGCCCGGCATATTCCGTGATGATCGGCCTGGTAAGTGGATCCCACGTCGCAAGGACGGCTCCCGCCTTGACGCTTTCATCGGGCTTGATGCTCAACACCGCGCCGTAGGGCACCTTGTGCCGTTCACGCTCACGCCCGTGCCCATCATGAATCAGTATTTCGCCAGAGCGGGAGATGACGACGAGATCACCCTGGTTGTTCGTCACATAGCGCATCGTCGCGTTGAAGCCGACGGTACCGCCGGACTTGGATTCGATGCGCGAAGCCACCGCAGCGCGGGATGCCGCGCCACCGATGTGGAACGTACGCATGGTGAGCTGCGTTCCCGGTTCCCCGATCGACTGCGCGGCAATGACGCCGACAGCCTCGCCCAGATTGACCACGCCCCCGCGCCCCAGGTCACGCCCATAGCACTTGGCGCAGATACCAAATCTTGTTTCGCACGTCAACGCCGTGCGCACCTTGACTTCGTCAACACCGGCAGCCTCCAGTTCGTCGAGCCAGTCCTCGTCGAGCAAGGTACCGGCATCGACGAGGACCTCGTTCGTTTCGGGGTGGGGAATGTCATCGGCAGCCGTGCGGCCCAGAATTCGATCCCGCAAGGATTCGATGACCTCACCGCCTTCCATCACCGCGCGCATGATGTACCCGCCATGCGTGCCACAGTCTTCCTGCGTGACGACCAAGTCTTGCGTGACATCGACCAGACGGCGAGTCAGGTACCCGGAGTTGGCGGTTTTCAACGCTGTATCGGCCAACCCCTTGCGCGCACCGTGGGTGGAGATGAAGTACTCCAACACATTGAGGCCTTCGCGGAAATTGGCGCGGATCGGGGTTTCGATGATCGACCCGTCAGGCTTGGCCATCAGCCCCCGCATCCCGGCCACCTGCCGAATCTGCGCGGCAGAACCCCGTGCTCCGGAGTCGGCCATCATGTAGATCGAATTGAAGGATTCCTGGGGAACCACCTTTCCATGCCGGTCAGTGACCATCTCTTTGGAGAGCTGAGCCATCATCACGCGCGAGACCTCGTCGCCCACCTTGCCCCAGATATCGACAACCTTGTTGTAGCGTTCCCCCGCTGTCACGAGACCGGAAGTGAACTGCTGGGCAATTTCCTTGACCTCAATCTCCGCACGCTCAATGACGGCAGGCTTTTCCGGGGGGACGAGCATGTCGTCGATCGAAATCGAAATGCCCGCGCGGGTGGCCAACCGGAACCCATATTGCAGCAGCCGATCCGCAAAAACCACCGTTTCCTTGAGTCCGCACTTGCGAAACGAGGCGTTGATAAGCCGCGAGATTTCTTTCTTCTTCAGTGCCTTGTTGATCAACGCAAAAGGCAGCCCCTTGGGGAGAATTTCCGACAACAGCGCACGGCCTGCCGTGGTATCCCGCAACTGCGTGCTGGCTTCAAGCTCCCCGGTCGCCTTGTTGCGGGTGTATTCGGTCAGCCGCACATGGATGCGCGTACCGGCTTCGACCTGCCCGGCATCAAAGGCGCGCTGCACCTCGCCGACATCGGAAAAGATCATGCCCTCGCCACGGGCGTTGATGCGTTCGCGGGTCGTGTAGTACAGGCCCAGCACCACGTCTTGCGACGGGACGATCGACGGCTCGCCATTGGAAGGGAACAACACATTGTTGGAAGCAAGCATCAGCGTGCGCGCCTCCATCTGTGCCTCGACGGACAACGGCACGTGTACGGCCATCTGGTCGCCGTCGAAGTCGGCGTTGAACGCAGCGCAAACCAGCGGGTGCAACTGGATGGCCTTGCCTTCGATGAGGATGGGTTCGAAGGCTTGGATACCCAGCCGATGCAGTGTGGGAGCGCGATTGAGCAGGATCGGGTGTTCGGTGATGACTTCTTCGAGGATGTCCCACACCACGGGGGTGCCGGCTTCGACTTCTTTCTTGGCCAGCTTGATCGTTGCCGCGATGCCCATGGCTTCCAGCCTGGCAAAAATGAAGGGCTTGAACAACTCCAGCGCCATCAGTTTGGGCAAACCGCACTGGTGGAGCTTGAGCGTAGGGCCGACCGTAATTACAGACCGGCCTGAATAGTCCACACGCTTGCCCAGCAGGTTTTGGCGGAAGCGCCCTCCCTTGCCCTTGATCATGTCCGCCAACGACTTGAGCGCCCGCTTGTTGGCCCCGGTCATCGCCTTGCCACGGCGGCCGTTGTCGAGCAGGCTATCGACGGCTTCTTGCAGCATCCGCTTTTCGTTGCGGGCAATGATGTCCGGCGCCTTGAGTTCGAGCAGCCGACGCAGCCGACTGTTGCGATTGATCACACGCCGGTAAAGATCGTTGAGGTCGGAGGTTGCAAAACGCCCGCCATCGAGGGGAACGAGAGGGCGCAAATCGGGAGGCAGGACAGGCAAGACGTCAAGCACCATCCACTCTGGCTTGAGGCCGGACTTCTTGAAAGCCTCCAGCAGCTTGAGCCGCTTGGTGTTTTTCTTGACCTTGAGTTCGGACCCAGTCTGGTCATTGCGGAGTTTCTCGATGGCATCGTCGATATCCATGTTTTGCAACAGATCCTTGATGGCTTCCGCACCCATCTTGGCCTGGAACTCGTCACCATACTCCTGCGTATGCTTGGCATATTCATCCTCTGTCAGGATGGCGTAGGGCTTGAGGGGAGTCATTCCCCCCTCGGTAACGACATAGGCTTCAAAGTACAACACCCGCTCAATGTCACGCAAGGTCATGTCCAGCACCAACCCCAGCCGACTGGGCAAGGACTTGAGGAACCAGATGTGCGCGCACGGCGCGGCCAGGTCGATATGCCCCATGCGCTCGCGCCGCACCTTGGTCTGCGTGACTTCAACTCCGCACTTTTCGCAGATCACCCCACGGTGCTTGAGGCGCTTGTACTTGCCGCACAGGCACTCGTAGTCCTTGATCGGGCCAAAAATCTTGGCGCAAAACAGGCCGTCGCGCTCGGGCTTGAACGTGCGGTAGTTGATGGTTTCGGGCTTTTTGACTTCCCCGAATGACCACGAGCGAATGGTCTCGGGAGAGGCCATTCCGATGCGGATCGTCTCGAAATGTTCTTCCGGTGCGACCTGCTTGAAAAAGTCGAGCAATGATTTCATGGCGGCTACTCCAATCCTTGAGTGACGGGGGCAAACCGGGCCGATGGGTTCCCGGTTTGCAGCACGATGACGGCGAGGGCAATCAGGAACGGTCGAGTTCCATATCCAGGCCCAGGGAACGAATTTCCTTGACGAGGACGTTGAACGACTCGGGCATCCCGGCCTGGATCGAATGCTCGCCCTTGACGATGCTTTCGTAGACCTTGGTACGCCCCTGCACGTCGTCGGACTTCACGGTGAGCATTTCCTGCAAGGTGTAGGCGGCACCGTAGGCTTCCAACGCCCAGACTTCCATTTCCCCGAAACGTTGCCCGCCGAATTGGGCTTTGCCGCCCAGCGGTTGTTGCGTGACCAGGCTGTATGGCCCCGTGGAGCGGGCGTGCATCTTGTCGTCGACAAGGTGGTGCAACTTGAGGTAGTGCATGTACCCGATCGTGACGGGACGCTCGAAGCGATCCCCCGTGCGTCCGTCATACAGCCAAGCTTGCGTGCGTTGCTCCGTCAAGCCTTTGGCAACGGCCACATCTTTGGGGTACCCCAATTCCAGCATCGACCGAATCTGCGTCTCGCTCGCCCCATCGAACACTGGGCTGGCAAAGGGAACCCCTTCCGTGAGCCGTTCCGCCATCGCCAACAGCTCTTTGTCGGAAATCGCATCGAGATCAGCCTTGCTCCCCGTTTTGTTGTAGACCTTATCGAGGTACTTGCGTACCTCTGCTACGCCGGCTTGCGCTTGCAACAAGTCTCCAATACGCTGCCCAATGCCCTTGCTGGCCCACCCGAGGTGGACTTCCAACACTTGCCCGACGTTCATCCGCGATGGCACGCCCAGCGGGTTGAGCACGATGTCGCAAGGAGTGCCATCGGCCATGTACGGCATATCTTCGACCGGAACGATCTTGGATACCACGCCCTTGTTCCCATGGCGGCCTGCCATCTTGTCACCCGGCTGCAAGTGCCGTTTGACTGCAACGTAGACCTTGACCATCTTGAGCACCCCAGCAGGCAGCTCGTCGCCCTGCGTGAGCTTTTTGCGCTTTTCTTCAAAAGCCTGGTCGAAACGCAAGCGGGTCTGCTCCAGCGAGCGCTGGACACTTTCGAGTTGCGCAGCAAGGGTTTCGTCGGTCACGCGAATGTCGAACCAGTGGAACCGATCGACAGACGCCAGATACTCACTGGTGATCTTGCTGCCCCGCGGCAGTTTTTGCGGCCCTCCCGTGGCAGGCTGGCCCAACAGCATCCTTTCGATCCGGGCAAAGGCATCGTTCTGCACGATCCGCAATTGGTCGTTCAGATCCAGCCGGAACCGCCGCAGTTCGTCTTCGATGATCTGCTGGGCACGCTTGTCGCGCTGAATCCCTTCGCGAGTAAAGACCTGCACGTCGATCACTACGCCTTGGGATCCTTGATCCAGACGCAGCGAGGTGTCTTTGACATCGCTGGCCTTGTCGTTGAAGATCGCCCGCATCAGCTTTTCTTCGGGGGTCAGGCTGACTTCGCCCTTGGGCGTCACCTTGCCGACGAGAGTATCCCCGGGCCGCACTTCCGACCCCACGAAGATGATCCCCGATTCATCAAGGCGATTGAGCTGGTAGTCGCTGAGGTTAGGAATATCCCGCGTGATTTCTTCCGGGCCGAGCTTGGTGTCCCGAGCCATGACGACAAGTTCCTCGATATGGATCGAGGTGTAGCGGTCGTCGGCAACCACCCGCTCACTGATGAGAATCGAGTCCTCGAAGTTGTACCCGTTCCAGGTCATGAACGCGATGAGCATGTTCTGCCCCAGGGCAAGCTCTCCAAGGTCTGTCGAAGCCCCGTCTGCGATCACGTCACCCTTGGCCAAGACATCTCCCATGCGAACGATGGGGCGCTGGTGGATGTTCGTATTCTGGTTGGAACGCTGGTAGTGGATGAGGTTGTAGATATCGACACCGACTTCCCCTGCGGGAGCCTCGTCGTCATGGACACGAACCACGACGCGACGCGCATCGACGAAATCGACGATGCCCCCCCGGCGCGCAGTCACGACCGTGCCAGAGTCAATCGCTGCGACGCGCTCGATCCCCGTGCCTACGAAGGGTTTTTCCGCACGCAAAACGGGAACGGCCTGCCGGGACATGTTCGCGCCCATCAATGCGCGGTTCGCATCGTCATGCTCCAGGAACGGTACCAGCGAAGCCGCCACCGACACGATCTGCGCCGGCGACACGTCCATGTACTGCACTTTGTCCGCAGTGACCATCACGGACTCCCCGGCCTCCCGTGCGGAAACCAGATCGCCGGTGAGGCGCCCGTCGTCATCCAGCGCGGCATTGGCCTGCGCAATGATGAACTTGCCTTCGTCAATGGCGGAAAGGTAGTCGATCTCCGTCGTCACCTTGCCATCGACGACGCGACGGTATGGAGTTTCGATAAACCCATAGTCATTGAGCCGTGCATACAGCGCGAGCGAATTGATCAGGCCGATGTTCGGGCCTTCGGGCGTTTCGATGGGACACACCCGCCCATAGTGGGTGACGTGAACGTCCCGCACTTCAAACCCTGCCCGCTCCCGCGTCAGCCCCCCTGGCCCCAGCGCCGACACGCGCCGCTTGTGCGTGATCTCGGACAGCGGGTTGGTCTGATCCATGAACTGGGACAACTGCGATGCCCCGAAAAACTCCTTGAGCGCCGCAGAGATAGGTTTGCTGTTGATGAGGTCGTGCGGCATCATCGGTTCCTGCTCCGCCTGACCCAGCCTTTCCTTGACGGCTTTTTCGATGCGGGCAAGCCCTACCCGGAACTGGTTTTCTGCCAGCTCGCCCACGCAGCGCACGCGCCGGTTGCCCAGATGGTCAATGTCGTCGACGACACCCTTGCCGTTGCGTAGATCGACGAGCAATTTGACAACGTCCAGAATGTCATCGTTGGTCAACACCATTGGCCCTTTGTCGTCGGGGCGTCCCATACGGGCATTGAATTTCATCCGCCCCACGCGGGATAGGTCGTAGGTGTTGGTGTCGTAAAACAAGCGATCAAACAACGACAGCACCGCTTCTTCCGTCGGTGGCTCTCCAGGACGCATCATGCGATAGATCGCCGTGCGTGCATCAAGCGTGGTTGCGCTTTCGTCGATACGCAAGGTCTGCGAGATATACGGCCCTTGATCCAGCTCATTCGTGTAGATGCATTCCAGTTCCTGCACCTGTGCGCTGCGCAACTTCTTGAGCAGCGTTTCGGTCAGCTCCTCGTTGGCCAAGGCAATGACCTCGCCAGTCATGGGATCCACCACTTTCCGCGCCAGAACCCGCCCAAGCAATACCTCTTCCGGCACAACAAGGTGCGTAGTCTGGCTTTGCATCAGCTCGCGGATGTGCTTGGCATTGATCCGCTTGTCTTTTTGCACGATGACTGTGCCGTGCCGATCGACGATGTCGTGCCGCGCCAATTCCCCGCGCAGCCGATCCGCAACCACCTCGATTTCCGCTCCGCTGTCGAGCAGGCGAATGCGGTCATTGACAAAAAAGGTGGCGAGGATTCCTTCGTTGTCGAGCCCGATGGCCTTGAGCAGAATGGTCACCGGCATCTTGCGGCGCCGATCCACCCGGAAATACAGGATGTCCTTGGGGTCGAATTCGAAATCCAGCCACGAACCCCGGTACGGGATGATCCGTGCGGAAAAGAGCAGCTTGCCCGAGCTGTGGGTTTTGCCCTTGTCGTGCTCGAAAAACACGCCGGGAGAACGGTGGAGCTGCGAGACGATCACCCGCTCGGTGCCATTGATGACGAAAGAGCCTTTGTCGGTCATGAGCGGAACCTCGCCCATGTAGACCTCTTGCTCCTTGACTTCTTTGACGACCTTGTTGTGTTGGGTCGATGCTTCCCTGTCGTACACGAACAATTTGACCCGTGCCCGTACAGGCGAGGCAAAGGTCAATCCACGAGTCTGACACTCGCGCACGTCGAATGCTGGCTTGCCGAGGGTGTATTCCTCGAATTTCATCTCGACATAGCCGTTGTGCGAGATGATGGGGAAGGCATTGCAAAACGCTGCTTGCAGCCCCGTCTCCGCACGCGCCCTGGGGGGGATGTCCTGCTGCAAGAAAGCGGTGTATGCCTCCTTCTGC contains:
- a CDS encoding sensor histidine kinase, translated to MTHVLHPAEGGANEPSRIARWALWVGVAFLGAVGLVLLSLLILATGNRNLYEPYYTPLFFVNAIVALALLGVIGGIAWRLGARRRSKKFGSRLLVRLAAVFALAGVIPGMLIYVVSYQFVARSIESWFDVEVEGALEAGLHLGRATLDAWSAEWTAKVRASAVQVSAQPTTSDATAPLWMEHIRDALGADDLTLWAGNGRPIAAAGPLRYQLSPEPPPPEPLRIAATHGLATWVDGLEEPATATASTPVARIRVLVTVNVRQPGTLPGVRYLLATKTLPPTFVHNALSVTQAHREYQERALAREGLRRMYIGALTLSLFLAVLGSVLLAIMMGNRIVRPLLLLADGVRDVAAGDFSPRSMLHGKDELDGLTRSFADMTRQLADARHAVQQSMEQVRAAHASLQTILDNLTAGVIVLDESGTIQTLNPGANRILRTPHPIQPGTSLDDLLSLQGLAVCVRQRFEALRSPREEGETDHWEQSFELAMGHALAPGHDTVTLLLRGAELPGNQQLIVFDDISHVISAQRTKAWAEVARRLAHEIRNPLTPIQLSAERLERKLWADLDEGQRAILTKSVRTIVAQVEAMLRLVNEFRDYARLPAAELRPTNLNVLVTELLGLYAQEPSGVSVVAELDPACPLIDGDAQQLRQVLHNLVQNALDATASAGRADGAHPVVVKTQWLGSVQRVRLSVLDHGTGFADALLQRMFEPYVTTKEKGTGLGLAVVKKIADEHRARVEACNRYRDAELVGAQVSLLFTTGQTGPAA
- a CDS encoding DUF4390 domain-containing protein, with amino-acid sequence MDFFMLCCGRWRKVLGLEPSLCAWAWLWGRLGRWGCAAMLAGCAAVSLAQASSSPSPQVQPCSITLDRHQEGLWLSAQLRFELSAPIVDALQRGIAVFFVARAQVRQYRWYWSDPIVAEAMRYYRLAYQPLTNRWKVHLGFGEINDPALGSSISQSFDTLADALAMIRNIPRWKIAEGAALSDTARYDVAFQFDLDTTQLPRPLQIGTLGTSDWDISLYATRSLASQP
- the rsmB gene encoding 16S rRNA (cytosine(967)-C(5))-methyltransferase RsmB, translating into MTAGAPAQRGVPLWQLLCPVTDIVAGVLAGQSYAVLADRVAPPLRAGAQALSFTVLRGWGRARALRGLLAPGTPPPLVDALLCSALALLWEGTSYPAHTVVDQCVRCARSRRATQHQAGFVNACLRQFLRRREALQSQTEEVETACWNHPQWWIDLLRQDWPQHWQALLHASVRPAPMVLRRNRRRIDQPSFLASLQALGIDAHPAGDAAVVLDAHQPVVGLPGFGKGWFSVQDLGAQRAIPLLLQGDFHPRRVLDACAAPGGKTTHLLEWLDAEVMALDIDPQRCARVRDNLDRLGLHATVLCADALDPTAWWNGQPFDAIMLDAPCTGSGVVRRHPDIPWLKRLQDVQTLSQVQACLLDALWPLLRPGGRLLYATCSVFRAEGSDRIDAFVATHPDACPMPAPGHWLPGVPSSMQSWGDDMAALNDAPWGHDGFFYAVLRKVAQGAGA
- the rpoC gene encoding DNA-directed RNA polymerase subunit beta', whose amino-acid sequence is MKSLLDFFKQVAPEEHFETIRIGMASPETIRSWSFGEVKKPETINYRTFKPERDGLFCAKIFGPIKDYECLCGKYKRLKHRGVICEKCGVEVTQTKVRRERMGHIDLAAPCAHIWFLKSLPSRLGLVLDMTLRDIERVLYFEAYVVTEGGMTPLKPYAILTEDEYAKHTQEYGDEFQAKMGAEAIKDLLQNMDIDDAIEKLRNDQTGSELKVKKNTKRLKLLEAFKKSGLKPEWMVLDVLPVLPPDLRPLVPLDGGRFATSDLNDLYRRVINRNSRLRRLLELKAPDIIARNEKRMLQEAVDSLLDNGRRGKAMTGANKRALKSLADMIKGKGGRFRQNLLGKRVDYSGRSVITVGPTLKLHQCGLPKLMALELFKPFIFARLEAMGIAATIKLAKKEVEAGTPVVWDILEEVITEHPILLNRAPTLHRLGIQAFEPILIEGKAIQLHPLVCAAFNADFDGDQMAVHVPLSVEAQMEARTLMLASNNVLFPSNGEPSIVPSQDVVLGLYYTTRERINARGEGMIFSDVGEVQRAFDAGQVEAGTRIHVRLTEYTRNKATGELEASTQLRDTTAGRALLSEILPKGLPFALINKALKKKEISRLINASFRKCGLKETVVFADRLLQYGFRLATRAGISISIDDMLVPPEKPAVIERAEIEVKEIAQQFTSGLVTAGERYNKVVDIWGKVGDEVSRVMMAQLSKEMVTDRHGKVVPQESFNSIYMMADSGARGSAAQIRQVAGMRGLMAKPDGSIIETPIRANFREGLNVLEYFISTHGARKGLADTALKTANSGYLTRRLVDVTQDLVVTQEDCGTHGGYIMRAVMEGGEVIESLRDRILGRTAADDIPHPETNEVLVDAGTLLDEDWLDELEAAGVDEVKVRTALTCETRFGICAKCYGRDLGRGGVVNLGEAVGVIAAQSIGEPGTQLTMRTFHIGGAASRAAVASRIESKSGGTVGFNATMRYVTNNQGDLVVISRSGEILIHDGHGRERERHKVPYGAVLSIKPDESVKAGAVLATWDPLTRPIITEYAGQVRFENLIEGQTLAKQVDEVTGVSTLVVIDPKRVGVARALRPQVKLLDAEGNEVRIPGTDHAVSIGFPVGALLHVRDGQEVGPGTVLARIPVEGQKTRDITGGLPRVAELFEARSPKDKGVLAEMTGTVSFGKETKGKLRLQITDPDGKVWDILVPKEKNILVHDGQIVNKGELIVDGPADPQDILRLLGAQELARYIVDEVQDVYRLQGVKINDKHIEVIVRQMLRRVVVDNPGESDYIAGEQVERSEILDTNDALLADSKIPATYHNVLLGITKASLSTDSFISAASFQETTRVLTEAAIMGKRDQLRGLKENVIVGRLIPAGTGLAYADARKVREKMEAEERDAIALAEAEEKDDSDADAAGAGEPV